From one Solanum lycopersicum chromosome 12, SLM_r2.1 genomic stretch:
- the LOC109119099 gene encoding uncharacterized protein, translating to MAQAIMMQAQDMTAQVNWQDVQRENPPVRSMADKLRDFTRINPPIFTGAKTSEDTQEFIDEVHKILVSMRATNIKKDELASYQLKDVAQTWCKMWQDSSVLGKAPVTWELFKITFLERFFPREMKEAEVEEFINLKQGSMTVKEYSLKFVKLYRYATSLVSNSWDEMSRFLTEINGDLEEECRFVILHDNMDLSRLMVHVQQVKENHKRRGVHDIRRPRPQD from the exons ATGGCACAGGCTATCATGATGCAGGCCCAGGAtatgactgcccaagtcaaCTGGCAGGATGTTCAGAGGGAGAACCCACCAGTTCGCAGCATGGCTGACAAACTGCGAGATTTCACGAGGATTAATCCTCCTATATTCACAGGGGCTAAGACTTCAGAGGATACTCAGGAGTTTATAGATGAGGTGCATAAGATCCTGGTGTCCATGAGGGCAACTAATATTAAGAAGGATGAGCTGGCTTCCTAccagctcaaggatgttgcacaaacttggtgcaagatgtggcaagaTAGTAGTGTCCTAGGTAAAGCGCCAGTCACATGGGAGTTGTTCAAGATAACATTTTTAGAAAGattcttccctagagagatgaaagaggccgaggttgaggagttcatcaaccttaaacaagGATCTATGACGGTTaaggagtattccctgaagtttgtgaagCTATACAG gtatgctacttcccTAGTTTCGAACAGCtgggatgagatgagcaggttcctTACAGAAATCAATGGAGACCTGGAGGAGGAGTGTCGGTTTGTGATActccatgataatatggacctttcTAGGTTAATGGTGCATGTCCAACAGGTAAAGGAAAACCACAAGAGGAGAGGTGTTCATGATAttaggaggcctaggcctcaAGATTAG